CACGACGTCCGTCTGGGCGGCCTCGCTGTTCGTTCCCGATCCACTGCGGTTCGGGTTGTGGATGGTCGCCTTCGGCATCAACATGGTCGGCGTCGCCGTCATGTACGTCGTCTTCGACAACGTCCTCGTTCAGGTCTCACACTTCCCCGAGCGTCTCGGACTCATCACTATCATCGTTCTCGGCGAGACGATTCTCGCAGTCTCGTTCGGCACCTCGATTGCGACGACCGGGCTCCACGTCCGGCCCGGACCGTTGCTCGTCGGCCTCGCTGGGTTCGTCGTCGCCGTGGGGGCGTGGTGGCTCTACTTCGAACAGTTCGACGAGGACGTCATCGACCGGGCACTCACGGCACCTCCCGACCGACTCTACCGTGCGAGACAGGCGGCGCTCACCTACGTGTTCAGTCACTTCCTCGTCCATATCGGTATCGTCGCTGCCGGCGTTGGTGTCGTGTTCGCAATCGAAGCCACTACCGAAGGAATCCCCTTGGAAGCGGACAGTCGGTTGGTTCTCTGTGGCGGTGCTGCTGCGTTCCTCGCTGGCTGTCTCATCATTCACCGGGCGATTCTGCAGGTCTCCCACGACAATCCGTTCGACACGCACGTTCTGGTGGCACGACTCGCGGCCATGGCCATACTGGTGGCTCTCATCCCATACGGAGGAATGTTCTCCCCACTCGGGTTGATTAGCGTCGTGGCAGTGGTGTTCGTCTTCCTCGTCGGGTTCGAGACGCTGATTCACCCGTGGGCGGACACTGCGCTCGACCTGTCTGGAGCCTGACGTGGTCGCGCACGCGCGACAGCTACTATTGGGCAGACAATTGAACAGATAATTGAACAGGCGAGTTTCCCTCGGCACCACGTCGAATAGGACGTGCGAACCCACGCCGGTTCAGCGGAAGCACGCTACGCGAGTCCCAGTGCTGTCCCGTCAGACGACGAACGAATCGTCGGGAAGTAACTCGCGTTTGGTCTGTTTGGCTTCCGGCCCTTCGTCGACGAGCATCGGGTGGTCTGGCGGTCCAGAAAACCGGTCTGGGTCGGGTTCGACGGGTTCGAGCATCGTCGAGAACACGGGTCCGTTCCGCCCGATGGCGGAGACGATTCCCCCGTATTTTCGCTCCTCGAAGGGGACCTCGTCAGGGTTGGGGAACTGTTCTCGGACAGTCTGTGCGTACTCTCTGATGGCCTTCGCAGCCTGCTTCTGCGAGTACAGCCCCTCGTTGTAGTACCGTTCGGCGTACTTGTCGTCGAGTTCCTCCGTCGAGTGCTCCGGTGACTCGTAGACGAGCGATTTGGTCGTGGTGTGTCCGCTCGCGAACCGGATGTTGACGGTGACGCAGTTCGGATACCGAAGGATGATGGGGAAGAACATCGTGTCCGTAATCGTCGCGTACTGCTGCATCCGCCACAGTCCCTCGAAGTAGTAGGCCGTCAACGCGCCGACGTGGTCGTCGCGCTCCCCGCGTTGGTACGCCATCGCGGTCTCTTCGTAGTCGTCCCCGGCAAGCTGGCGACACCGCCGTTCGTAACTCGTTGCGATTCCTTCTAACTGCCGCTCGTGTGCCTCGAAAACCGAGATGTCGGGGTCAGAGAGCATGTCCGCTTTCAGCTCCTGGGCCTCCGCGACAGTCATCATGTTCTCGTAGAACAGCCGTTCTGTCTCCTCGTCGGGCAGCGGAACCAAGTCTGCCTTCCCGAAGAGGACGTCCATCGAGCCGCCGAATCGGTCCCGCTGTCCACTCATGTGCCTGTTCGTTGACTGTGAAGTGAGATTAATTCACTGGTAACCCACTGGAGACGCTCTGAGTAGACGACACAGCACACGATTCACCGAGCGTGTCACACAGTTCCCACACTCGACTCCCAGTCGTCGTCCGGTTTCGTCGACAACTGGCGGATTCGAGCGTTCCTCTCGGGAGTCGGGCGTTCGGTTCGGTGGTGCGTCGGTCGATGTGTCTCTTTGGTCGAGAGAGTGGCCTCGGCACTCATAGGGCTCCGCATCACCGAGTGCCTAGTTCGGTTCGGAACGGTGCCGTCGTCATCGGCCACCTGAAATTCGCCCGGCATCCGAGTAATCACCATCGGTCTCTGATTGGCTGTGGCGAAAAAGGAGGAGTTCCCGACCCGCTCAGTCGAGGCGTTCTCTGGCGGCCGCAACCAGCAACGGGAGCATGATTGTCGCGTCGCCGAGGACCGTCGCGTTCCGAGCGTCTTTCTCCAACTTGCCCCACGAACGCGCTTCGTCGAGGGTCGCACCCGAGAGGCCACCCGTCGCCGCGGGGTCCATCGTAATCTGGACGCCGTAGTCGTACGCACCGGGCGTGACGAGCATCGTCTGGAGCGTGAAGTTCTTCGGGACGCCGCCGCCGACGAGGAGGCACCCGGCTTTGTCGGCGTCGTACGCGAGGTCGGTGAGCGGCGTCATGTCCGAAAGCGCGTCCAGCGAGAACGACGACGTCTGCGAGTACATCCACGCCTGCAGGCCGAGAACGGAGTCCTGCACTGCGGGGCAGTAGATGGGCACGTCAGATTCGTATGCTGCGGCGGCGACACCAGCATCCTCCTCGATACCCTCCGCGTCGTTGACTTCGCTGTTCGCACGGCCGAGTTCACGGCAGAGGCGCTCGATGCTGACGACCCCCTCTTCTTCGAGTGGTGGGAAGACTTCCTCGCGCAGGTGCGACT
The genomic region above belongs to Haloferax marinisediminis and contains:
- a CDS encoding deoxyhypusine synthase, whose product is MSDHDDAHDEGGHDHDGGYEMPEREEFSHDPLGHAEVHGGMTVGELIEQYGHAGIGAADVHEAADIYAEMLADEDCTVFMSLAGAMVPTGMRKIVSDLIRDGYVDALVTTGANLTHDAIEAIGGKHHHGSEHHDEKTPREHDETLRDEEVDRIYNVYLPQEHFALFESHLREEVFPPLEEEGVVSIERLCRELGRANSEVNDAEGIEEDAGVAAAAYESDVPIYCPAVQDSVLGLQAWMYSQTSSFSLDALSDMTPLTDLAYDADKAGCLLVGGGVPKNFTLQTMLVTPGAYDYGVQITMDPAATGGLSGATLDEARSWGKLEKDARNATVLGDATIMLPLLVAAARERLD
- a CDS encoding low temperature requirement protein A, translated to MASNTQGMRRWLKRSPSVYTAEGSPRHASWLELFFDLVFVVAIAEIGTNLHHNLTLEGLLYFTGIFALVWWVWLDFSYYADLYADEDAFSRMSLIAVMFVIIFLSQTIDGVFHGDTFTFGAIVLFLRLVLTALYLRPGPTVADAETKWFVATWATSELLTTSVWAASLFVPDPLRFGLWMVAFGINMVGVAVMYVVFDNVLVQVSHFPERLGLITIIVLGETILAVSFGTSIATTGLHVRPGPLLVGLAGFVVAVGAWWLYFEQFDEDVIDRALTAPPDRLYRARQAALTYVFSHFLVHIGIVAAGVGVVFAIEATTEGIPLEADSRLVLCGGAAAFLAGCLIIHRAILQVSHDNPFDTHVLVARLAAMAILVALIPYGGMFSPLGLISVVAVVFVFLVGFETLIHPWADTALDLSGA